Sequence from the Porphyromonadaceae bacterium W3.11 genome:
ATCCGACCCTTTACTCGCTCACCTCATCAAAGAGTAAATATGCAGTAAATGAAAACGAAATTAATTTAGAGCTTTATTCCTTGTTCTTGGCTTTGCAGCACATTACCTATGCCTATTTTTTCCTTGGTATGCTTACGAATAGTGTAGCGGAGAAGAATCCAAGGTCGGAAACCAAGGTCTGTCTGCCTATTCCAGTTGTAAGATTTGAAGGAGCCAGTCTCCGAGAAGGTTTCAGTCGTCAGAGCACCAGTAAAGTTTTGCAGAGCCACGGCAATATAAAAGTCAGGAGTGATATTATAATTAACCTGTAATTGTGCAAAGGTGGGTCTAAAATACTGAGTTCTAGACTGAGGAGTATAGCTATACTTTTGCCAGCTAATATCAGCACCAAACATCCACTTACCCTTGTACCACCACACACCAGCATTGACTAGGGGCATAGTCTTTACCTCTTGCCCCTCAAAGTAGTAGCGATTTTGTCCACCTCCTACATAAGCGTAGCTCAAACCATCCCTAAAGTTATAGTTAATGTTTGCTCCCCAATATAAGAAGTCAAACTTCCCGTCATTCTGATAAGTGTTGACCCGAACTCCTTGATCAATATAGGAGTATGGGGTAATCCTATCAGTATAATGATTATAGGTAACGGTCAGAGGAGTGAGGAAGAATCGCCCCAATCTAAGCCTATAATTGAGCCCTACTGTATGCATCTGCTCAGGCATGAGCAGGTGATTACCTCGTGTAACTACTAGAGGGTCACTAGAAGTGTTGTAGGGATTAAGTTGTCCTACACTTGGGCTGGTATTAGTCAGATTATAATTGAGACGAATAGTGTTCTTCTTATCAATCACATAGTTGCCAGAAACAGCAAACCTTGGTCTCCAGTAG
This genomic interval carries:
- a CDS encoding TonB-dependent receptor, which translates into the protein DYEQWQEDTDFHKASKGASLVNNRGVNGDLILKWQIGERDYMAAQFYGNKKKDWSEMSGAGTLRQAVETPFTLSSNSVDNSYILTGGLFYQHDFKDKSQLQARYWYNKNRNKLDGDHIEAYSRGVENKYLFEYDNQRSSMNLEVNYTKQLESGSSIDIGSNTRWINDKIEQVSEQLPIFNHRRFDEYFYASFSSKIGKLNYMLSAGLEGIWLDAGGEKNSYWRPRFAVSGNYVIDKKNTIRLNYNLTNTSPSVGQLNPYNTSSDPLVVTRGNHLLMPEQMHTVGLNYRLRLGRFFLTPLTVTYNHYTDRITPYSYIDQGVRVNTYQNDGKFDFLYWGANINYNFRDGLSYAYVGGGQNRYYFEGQEVKTMPLVNAGVWWYKGKWMFGADISWQKYSYTPQSRTQYFRPTFAQLQVNYNITPDFYIAVALQNFTGALTTETFSETGSFKSYNWNRQTDLGFRPWILLRYTIRKHTKEKIGIGNVLQSQEQGIKL